A single Gemmatimonadota bacterium DNA region contains:
- a CDS encoding VOC family protein, whose product MANPVMHFEIGCKNREESQAFYAGLFGWNMESHEHASMIDTGGDEGINGHISALGHEPHNYTLVYVQVDDLDAYVAKAEELGGASIVPPTEVPGMGHFAWIADNEGTFVGLWKPLGS is encoded by the coding sequence ATGGCGAATCCCGTCATGCATTTCGAGATCGGTTGCAAGAACAGAGAAGAATCCCAGGCCTTCTACGCCGGCCTGTTCGGTTGGAACATGGAGTCCCATGAACATGCTTCCATGATCGACACCGGGGGAGATGAAGGGATCAACGGACACATTTCCGCTCTCGGTCACGAGCCGCACAACTACACGCTGGTCTATGTGCAGGTCGACGATTTGGACGCCTACGTCGCAAAGGCCGAGGAACTGGGCGGAGCGTCCATCGTACCTCCAACCGAAGTCCCGGGCATGGGCCACTTCGCGTGGATTGCGGATAACGAGGGTACGTTCGTCGGGTTGTGGAAGCCCCTGGGATCGTAA